The sequence below is a genomic window from Candidatus Poribacteria bacterium.
TGTTCGGGGTCAAGTTCGCGGCGTACGCGATCACGGGCTCGGCGGCTGTCCTTTCGGACGCTTTGGAGTCGGTCGTCCATGTCTTAGCGACGGCGTTCGCGCTCTACAGCGTCATCAAGAGCGCCCAGCCCCCGGATCGAGCCCATCCCTACGGACACGGAAAGATCGAGTTCTTCTCGGCGGGCTTCGAGGGCGCGTTCATCATCATCGCGGCACTCGCCATCGTCTATGAGTCGGGGAAGAGCATCTTCTTCGGTCGGAGCCCGGTTCGGCTGGATGTCGGGATCACGCTGACGTTGGTCGCGGGCTTGATGAACCTTGCGCTCGGGTGGTATCTCATCCGCACCGGCAAGCGGACCCGCTCGCTGACGTTGATCGCCGACGGGCACCACGTGCTCACGGACGCCTACACGAGTTTGGGCGTCGTCGCCGGTCTCTCGCTCGTCGTCTGGACAGGCTGGTCGCTGCTGGACCCGATCGTCGCCATCGGCGTCGCGCTGAACATCCTCTACACGGGGAGCCGGCTCGTGCGAGAGTCCGTGAGCGGCTTGCTCCACGAGGCGGAAGAGCCCGTGCTCCGCAGGATTCTCGATGCGATGAACGCGACACGGGAACCGGAGTGGATCGACGTGCACCACCTCCGCAGTTGGCGTTCTGGTGAGCGGCAGCAGGTCGATCTGCATCTGACGGTTCCGCGATACTGGCATATCGACCACGCGCACGAAGTCCAGGAGGAGATCGAAAGCATCATCCTGGATCACCTCGACGCGCCGGGCGAAGTGATCGTTCACCTCGACGCCTGTGTGCCGGAGCTCTGCATCC
It includes:
- a CDS encoding cation transporter, which gives rise to MSTSSIVLRIRAARLSLGIGIGMFGVKFAAYAITGSAAVLSDALESVVHVLATAFALYSVIKSAQPPDRAHPYGHGKIEFFSAGFEGAFIIIAALAIVYESGKSIFFGRSPVRLDVGITLTLVAGLMNLALGWYLIRTGKRTRSLTLIADGHHVLTDAYTSLGVVAGLSLVVWTGWSLLDPIVAIGVALNILYTGSRLVRESVSGLLHEAEEPVLRRILDAMNATREPEWIDVHHLRSWRSGERQQVDLHLTVPRYWHIDHAHEVQEEIESIILDHLDAPGEVIVHLDACVPELCILCGVSDCPVRRSERVREHPFTLEGSIGDPAHFRLIAERGETPSSETRSAVH